A window of Massilia sp. NR 4-1 genomic DNA:
CAGCACCATCTTGCCGGCGCCGCGTCGCTGGAGGCGCTCTTCGACGACTATGCCGGCAAGCTGGCGGGAAGGCCCGGCTACAACGTGCTCTCCTACATCTCCTCGCATGACACGCAGCTGTTCGACCGCTCGGACCTGATGCGGGCCGGCACCGCGCTGCTCCTGTCTCCGGGTGGCGTGCTGGTTTTCTACGGCGATGAAACCGCGCGCCCGCCCGGCCACGCGACGCCGGCCGATGCCACGCAGGCGACGCGTTCGGATATGAATTGGCAGGACATCGATGAGCAGAATCTGGCGCATTGGCGCAAGCTGGGCCAGTTCCGCCAGCGGCATGTCGCCATCGCCCGTGGAAGGCACAGCATGACGGGCGATGGGCCATACAGCTTTACCCGTGCCGACGCGGCATCGGGGGACAAGGTGCTGGTGGCGCTCGATTGCGCCGGCCTCACGCGCTTGCGAACGTCCGGGGTTTTCGCCGAGGGGGAGGCGGTGCGGGATGCGTATTCAGGCTGGCGCGGCCGGGTGCAGGACGGCCACGTATGCCTGCATGCAGACCGCGTCGTTCTGCTGGAAACGGACGATGTTTCGCAAGCCGATACTTTAACTACAATCGCGTGAGTGCATGATGAATATACTGATGCTTGGCTGGGAGTTCCCCCCTCATATCACCGGTGGTCTCGGCACGGCCTGCCATGGCCTGCTTAAAGGCCTGAGCCAGCTGGGAGAAACCAATACCACGCTGGTTCTCCCCAGACTGCTGGGCGGCGAAGAGGGCGGCTTCGCCTCGCTGGTGCAGGCGGGGAATGGCCTGGCCGCTGAGCGGCCGCAGGGCGGCGAGATGGAAAGCGAGCGCCTGACGGCCTTTCTCGCCGCTTTGGCGCCGGACGCCGATGCCAGCGCTGCCGGCGCCGGTAGGGTGAGTGGTGTCCGGCTGATGCAGGGAGCATACGAGGGGCATTCGATACAGGAGGCGCTCTCGTATGCTGCGCAGGTCGCGGCGCTGCCCGAGCTTGCGGCCAAGGCTGACGTGATCCATGCCCACGACTGGCTCACCTTCCTGGCTGGCGCGGCGGTAAAAAAGCGCACCGGCAAGCCGCTCGTCGTCCATGTTCATTCGACGGAATGCGACCGGGCGCTCCACATCAATAAGGACATCTTCCGCATCGAGAAATTTGGCCTGGAACAGGCCGATATGGTGATCGCGGTCAGCGAATACACCCGCCAGGTATTGATCGGACGCTATGAAACCGATCCCGCCAAGATCTTCGTATTGCACAACGCGGCCGAATTCCCGGCTGCCGCGCCTTCGCGCAGCCCGGAGCGAATGGTTGCCTTTGTCGGCCGCATAACGCACCAGAAGGGGCCGCGCCATTTCGTCGAGGCGGCCTACCAGGTCAGCCGCAGAATGGATGGCGTCAGATTCGTGATGGCGGGCAGCGGCGATCAGCGGCCCGTATGCGAAGCCCTGGCCGCTGCAATGGGCATGCGCCAGCATTTTGAATTCCCTGGCTTTCTGGATGCGGATGGTTTGCGCAGCCTGCTGTCGAGGGCAGACGTGTATGTCATGCCTTCCGTATCCGAACCCTTCGGCATCGGTGCGCTGGAGGCGGCCCATGCGGGCGTGCCGGTGGTGTTGTCAAACTATGCCGGCGTGGCCGAGGTCATGGACTGCGTGCTCAAAGTGGAGCCGTCCGATACCGGCGCCGTCGCCGACGCCATCGTTTCCATCCTCGGCGACGATGAGCTGGCGGCTGCGCTGTCGGCCGGGGCCAGGCATGAGGCGAATAAATTGAGCTGGAAAAAATCCGCGCGCCGCTTGCTGGAGCTGTACCGCATGCTGTCCGCCTCGGGCAAGCTCGCGATGGCGCCGCTCCACCACTCCACCCCTATGGTGACCGAAAATGAATAAACCTGCGGACCGCTTCAATGCCGCGGAAATGGGGGCACTCTCGCCATATCAGCAAAGACTGGTATTTCTCGACCAGTTCAACGGCGGCAGCGCGCATTGCAACCGGCTGCGGGCATTTGAGCTGGAAGGATGCTTCAACCCTGCCATGGCGGAACAGGCGCTCAGCGCTCTGGCTGGGCGCCACCATCTGCTGCGTGCACGCTTCGTGGCCGACGAGGGGGGGGCGCGGCAGCTTTGGGTCGAAGCAGGCGAACCGCAGCTGCGCTGTCTCGATCTGAGTGCCGGCGCGCAGCCGCAAACGGCGCTGCATGAGGCCATTCACGCTGAAATGGAGTGCAGCTTCGATCTGGCACGGGGCTGCCTGCTGCGCCTATGCCATCTACGGCTGGGCGAGGGGAGCGGGATGCTGCTGCTGACGGCGCATGGCATCATTGCCGACGAGCGCTCCATGACGCTGCTGGCCGACGAATTCTGGTGGTACTATGCGGCGGCAGCGGATGGCTCGGACGGCGCGGCGTGGCTGCCGGCGCGGCAATTCCAGGAGTATCTGCAGTGGCGCAACAGGCGGGACGATGCCGAGGCGGATCAGCTGCAGTACTGGGCGCGGCAGCTGGATGGCCTGCCGCCGGTCCATGCCTTGCCGCTGGATGGCCCGCGTCCCGCGCAGCAGGGTTACCGGGGCGGGCGGCACGTGTTGACGGTAGAACCGTCACTCGCTCGGAAACTGGCGCAGCTGGCCAGGGACCAGGAACTTGATCTTGCCATTGTGCTGCATACCGCCTTGAGCGTGCTGCTGGCACGCCATGGTGGCGGCACGGACAGCGTTATCGGTCGCGCAAGCTCGCTGCGTCCCGGCGAGGATTGGCAGGACGTGCTTGGGCCGTTCGGCAATATGCTTGCGGTAAGGACCAGTTGCGCCGACAACCCAAGCTTCCTCGACCATTTACGTACCGTGCAGGCGGCCGGGGAGGCGGCGCGCGCGCATGGGGAGCTGCCCTTTGAGCGCATCGTGGAACGCTTGAATCCCGCGCGCAGCCCCCAGTATACGCCGCTGTTTCAGATCGTCTTCGGTCTGAATGAGGATGGCGCACCACAATCCGGCCCGATCGAGGCAGCAGGACTGCGCGCACGGCCCTTTGCCCATGATGAAAAGCCGGCCCTTTATGAGCTGGCTTTCCACGCCCGCGGCGGCGAGCAGGGGCTGGCACTGGAAATCGTCTATAACGCCGATCTGTTCAAGCACAGCACCATCGTGCGGATGGCCGCGCATATGCAGATCCTTTTGCAAGGCATTGCCGAAGCGCCGGAAACCAAACTGCATCAGCTGCCGCTGATGAGCGAGGCTGAGCAGCAGTGGCTGGCATATGGGGTCAATGCCACGCAAACACCATATCCGCAACAGCGACGCGTGCATCAGCTCTTCGAAGATCAGGCCTGCAAGATGCCGCTGGCGACGGCAGTGGAATATGGGGAGGAGTGCCTCAGTTACGCCGAATTGAATGCGCGGGCACAGCGTCTGGCGCACCGGCTGCGCCAGCAAGGTTTGCGGGAGGGCGCTTTGGCCGGCCTGTGCGTGGAGCGCGGGCCGAATCTGGTGGTGGCCTTGCTTGCCATCCTGAAGGCCGGCGCGGCTTACGTGCCCCTGGATGCAGCCTATCCATCGGCCAGGCTGGCGCATATGGTAAGCGACAGCGGCTTGCGCCTGCTGCTGACGCAGCAGTCGCTGCGCGGTGCCGCCGTGCAGATGGCCGGCGGCGGCCAGGATGTGCGGATTCTCTACCTGGACGATGAAGCCGATTTGGCCGCGCTGGATGCCGAAGGTGACGCCGAGCCGCCCGCCGCTGCCGGTTTGGTCGACCATCCGGCTTACGTCATTTATACGTCCGGTTCCACCGGCATGCCCAAAGGGGTGCAGGTCGGCCACCGCTCGCTCAGCAATTTCGTATGGGCCATGCGGCGCGAACTCGATATCGGCCAGCATGATGCGGTTCTGAATCTCACCTCCTTGTCCTTCGATATCGCCGGCCTTGAGCTGTGGCTGCCGTTGGCATGCGGCGCGCGCATTGTGTTGATATCGCGCGAAGCGGCAGGCGATCCGCAGCTGTTGGCAGCCTGCATCGAGCGGCATGGCGTGACGGTGGCACAGGCAACGCCGTCCACCTGGCGCATGCTGGTGCAGCACCGCTGGCCGGTGGCCCAGGGAGGCCTGAAAGTGCTGTGTGGCGGTGAAGCGCTTGCTCCGGCATTGGCGCGCGATATGCTGCGCCACACCCCGCTGGTATGGAATCTATACGGGCCGACCGAAACCACGATCTGGTCGGCGCTGCATCGGATCACGGCGGATGCGCCGTATCCGTATATCGGCCGTCCAATCGACAATACCCAGATCTATATTCTGGACGAGCACCTGCAACTGGCGCCCACTGGCGTATCCGGGGAGTTGTATATCGGCGGGGATGGACTGGCCCATGGTTATCTGCATCGGCCCGAGCTCACCAGGGAGCGTTTCATCGTCCATTTCCCGGCCGGCGGCCGCCTGTACCGGACCGGGGACCTGGCCCGCCGCCTGGAAGACGGCACTCTCGAATACCTGGGACGGATCGACGATCAGGTCAAGATCCGTGGCTTCCGCATTGAATTGGGCGAGGTGGAAAACCAGCTCGCATTGCAGCCTGAGATCGACGCCGCCGTTGTGGTGGCGCGCGAGGAGGCGTCCGGCGAAAAGCGCCTGGTGGCTTACCTGTCCCTCAAACCGGGAATGGCAGGCCCGCAGGAGTTCGCCGCCCTGTTGCGCGCGCGCCTGCAGGGCATCCTGCCGGAATACATGGTGCCGGCCCTGTTTGTCGTGCTCCCTGCCTTTCCCATGACCCCGAACGGAAAAATCGATAAAAAGGCCTTGCCGGCGCCGGAAGTCAGCGCCTTGCACAGACCCTATGCAGATCCGCGCGATGAGAATGAACGGATACTGCTTGAGATATGGCGTCATGTACTGGGACTGGATAGTATCGGGATCCACGATAATTTCTTTGAAATCGGCGGCGATTCCATCATGACGATCCAGATCGTCGCCAGGGCGAACAAGGCCGGAATTCCACTGCGCCCGCGCCATCTCTTCGATTTTCAGACCGTGGAAGCGCTGGCGCGGCATGCCGTGGCGCAGGCTGCCAGCGATGAAAGCGGCGGACCGCCGCCAATGCTGGCTGACGGAGACGATAGCGGTGAGCCGCTGATTAATCCGATCATTCATTACCTTCATTTCAACCAAGGTTGGGGGACGTGGTTCACCACCACATCGGAATTCATGTGGAAAAGCGGCGAGATCGATCTGGCCACGACTGTACGCGCGCTGCATCTGCTGGTGCAAAGATATGAGGCGTTGCGGTTTCAGCTGGTGCGCAGCGGGAACCAGCTGCAACACCGCCTGATGCCGCCGCCCGATGAGCAAGGACTGCTGCGGCTGGAAGACGTGAGCCAGGCCGCGGCACCGGACGTGGATAGCCAGCTGAACGCCATCTATAACAAATGGAAGGGCGATTTCGTGTTTGATGAACGGAGCTATCTGTTCCGCTTCGTCTATATCAAGGGCCGGCCCGAACAAGGCGACCGGCTGGTGCTGATATTCCACCATATGCTGGTGGATGGAGAATCGAACGGTATTTTGAAAGAAGCCTTTCTCGCCACCTATCGGGCCTTGCTGAACGGCGCGGCGCCGCCGGCGCGGGAAGAGATGCCTTATTCATTCTGGCTGCGAGCCAGGCAGCGCAGGCTGCAAGCCGCGCAGGCGGTGGATAGCGCCTACTGGCGCAATCTGCGATGGGAGGAGGCGGCCGATTTTCAGCAGGAACTGGCGCCGCCTATGCCCGCGCCCGAACATCCGTCCGAAAGCTTCCTGCTGGACGAGGTGTCGACGGCCAGGCTACTGCGGCTCAGCAGCGCCGGCAGCTCCCTGATGGTGGAGGCGATCCTGTTTGCCTTGATCCAGGGGATTCATCCCTGGATCAGCGGGCCACTGGTCTTGTGCGAGATGGTCATGAGCAACCGGCAGGTGGCTGTGGGCGAGGCCGATGTCTCAGGCGTGGTCGGGAATCTGACCACGAACAATATTCTGCCCATCGATACCAGCGACGGCGACTGGCTGCCGACGCTCGACCGGCTGCTCGACATCCGTGCGCAGCGCAGAAGCGTCCCCAATGAGGGGGCCGGTCTGCTGCACTGGCTGTATGCGAGCGAGGCGCTGGCCGGCATCGAGTACCGGCCGCTGATCGGCGTGAATCTGGTCTTTTGCGATGAACGCTATGGCGAAGAGCCGGAAGCCGGGATCAGCCATCATAGCGCCTGGTCCTTTATGCGCGACGAATCCAACGAAAACATCCACGCCTTGTTCTTCGAAGTGCGGATTTTCGAGAACGCGGTCAAGATTAGCAGCTTTGCCAATGCGCGGTGCTGTCCGAAGCCGGTGCAGTTCCACGTGAACACCAGAATTCACCAGGCTTTACTGTCCTTGCAGTCCGTAAGCGACCCGAAAGCGGAAAGGCGCGAGATGGCGCCTTTCCATGCTTAACCGGCAGGCTTTAGTTGGCGAACACATTGGCCGCTGGCGTGATCTTCACGGCCTCCGGCTTGATGTTCAGCTTCATATTGCCAATGACCTGGTCTTCGTCCAGCAGCTCCTTCGGCTTGTTGCCGTCGTACTTGATGGGCGAGAAGGCATCGCTCAGCAGCTTGTCCTTCAGGCCGGCCGCGTCCTTGGCGATCATCACCACCGACAGGTTTTTCGACGACAGGTGCTTGCGGATCGCGGCATTTACATCGTCCACGGTCAGCTTGCCCAGGCCATCGCGCATCAGTTTGGTGAACTCGGGCGTGCCGTACCACTGCGAATCGAGGGCGTAGCCGAGTTGCTGGTCCTGGGTCGAGGTCATGACGAAGACATTCTTCATCAGGTAGCCGCGCGTGATGTCGAACTGCTCCTTGGTCAGGCCTTTGGCGACCAGCTTGTCCAGCTCCGCCAGCGCGATGCGCAGCGCCAAGTGGGCGTTTTCAGGAGCGACCGGGCGCACCCAGATTTCGAACAGCTGCGCCTTGCGGCCCAGGTTTGCACTCGGGAAGAACTGGAACATCCCGCGCGGGAAGGCTTCGATGTACGCGTAGTCGCCGTAGTTCATGCCGCGGATTTCACGGATGCGCTGGTAGAGCAGGGAGCTGGAGGCGCGGTGTTCGCCGAGCCAGGTCTTGGCCAGCCACAGGGCGGGGAAGTCGGCATGCGAGCGAGTCACGGTCAGCGGCAGGCCGAAGGAAATGGCCGTGGCGCGGGTGTTCTTCTCGATGATTTCCACTTCCAGGCCGTTCGGCATTTTGCCGACGGGGATCGGCGTGGCGGCGAGGCCGGCGCCGGCCGGCAGGCGCGAGAGCGATTTCAGCAGCGAGGCCGACATGGCGTCCGACACATCGCCGGCCAGGCCGACGCGCAGCGCGCCCTGGGTGTACGCTTTCTTGTAGAAGTCCTTCACATCGTCCAGCGTGATCGCATCCAGGCCCGCCACCGTGCCCAGTACCGGATGGCCGTAGCCGCTGCCGGCGAAGACATTGGTCTGCAGGCGTTCCTTGCCCAGCTCTTCCTCGTTATTGTCCTTCAGGTCGAGCAGCAGGGCGTTCTTCTGCGCGTCCTTCAGGCGGCGGAAGTCGTCTTCGCGGAAGCCCGGCGCCAGCAGCTGCGGCATCACGATGTCCTGGAACTGGCTCCAGTTATCCTTGTGGATGGTGCCGGTGAAGGTGGACATTTCCTTGTCGGTCTGCTCGCTGAAGCTGCCGGCCAGCGGGAACAGCGCCTTGCTGATCTCGTCGATCTTGCGTTCGCTGGAGCCGGCCGATGCGACCATGGCGGCGGTCAGCGCCGCCAGGCCTTCCTTGCCTTGCGGGTCGTGCGCCGAACCGGCGCCGAACACCAGCTTGTAGCGGATCTGCGGCAGCGCCGATTTCTGCACCAGCAGGTCGATCTTGGCCGTATTCAGCTTCGGTTCCAGCGCCGCCAGCTTGGGCAGTTCGCCGATATCGGCCGGCAGCGCGCCGTTCGACAGCGTGGTGACGATCAAGCCCTCGTCGGTCAGGTATTTGCGGGCGGCCGCTTGCAGGTCGGCCGGGGTCAGGCTGTCGAGCACGCGGTAGTAGTTATTCAGCGTACCGTAGGAGCGGTTGAAGTGGACGTAGGAGGCCAGCATGCCGGCGATCTGTTCGGTGTTGTCCAGCGAGCGGATCACGCCATACTTCAGCGCCGACTTGGCGTCGGCCAGGGCTTTCTCACCGACCGGCTCGGAGCGCAGCTTGGCGACCGTTTCCATGATGGCGTTGCGCACATAGACCGTGTCCTCGGCCTTCTTGACGCGGGCGCCGATCACGGCCAGCGTGGGGTCGACACGGTTCGGCGTGCTGTCGAACAGCTGGTCGATCTTCTGCTCATCTTGCACCAGGCGCTTGTACAGCGGCGAAGTGCGGCCGAAGGAGAGGGACAGCAGCACGCTCAGCGCGGCCTGGTCCTTTTGCTTTTCGGAGAAGGCCGGCGCGCGGAAGG
This region includes:
- a CDS encoding glycosyltransferase family 4 protein, which gives rise to MMNILMLGWEFPPHITGGLGTACHGLLKGLSQLGETNTTLVLPRLLGGEEGGFASLVQAGNGLAAERPQGGEMESERLTAFLAALAPDADASAAGAGRVSGVRLMQGAYEGHSIQEALSYAAQVAALPELAAKADVIHAHDWLTFLAGAAVKKRTGKPLVVHVHSTECDRALHINKDIFRIEKFGLEQADMVIAVSEYTRQVLIGRYETDPAKIFVLHNAAEFPAAAPSRSPERMVAFVGRITHQKGPRHFVEAAYQVSRRMDGVRFVMAGSGDQRPVCEALAAAMGMRQHFEFPGFLDADGLRSLLSRADVYVMPSVSEPFGIGALEAAHAGVPVVLSNYAGVAEVMDCVLKVEPSDTGAVADAIVSILGDDELAAALSAGARHEANKLSWKKSARRLLELYRMLSASGKLAMAPLHHSTPMVTENE
- a CDS encoding non-ribosomal peptide synthetase gives rise to the protein MGALSPYQQRLVFLDQFNGGSAHCNRLRAFELEGCFNPAMAEQALSALAGRHHLLRARFVADEGGARQLWVEAGEPQLRCLDLSAGAQPQTALHEAIHAEMECSFDLARGCLLRLCHLRLGEGSGMLLLTAHGIIADERSMTLLADEFWWYYAAAADGSDGAAWLPARQFQEYLQWRNRRDDAEADQLQYWARQLDGLPPVHALPLDGPRPAQQGYRGGRHVLTVEPSLARKLAQLARDQELDLAIVLHTALSVLLARHGGGTDSVIGRASSLRPGEDWQDVLGPFGNMLAVRTSCADNPSFLDHLRTVQAAGEAARAHGELPFERIVERLNPARSPQYTPLFQIVFGLNEDGAPQSGPIEAAGLRARPFAHDEKPALYELAFHARGGEQGLALEIVYNADLFKHSTIVRMAAHMQILLQGIAEAPETKLHQLPLMSEAEQQWLAYGVNATQTPYPQQRRVHQLFEDQACKMPLATAVEYGEECLSYAELNARAQRLAHRLRQQGLREGALAGLCVERGPNLVVALLAILKAGAAYVPLDAAYPSARLAHMVSDSGLRLLLTQQSLRGAAVQMAGGGQDVRILYLDDEADLAALDAEGDAEPPAAAGLVDHPAYVIYTSGSTGMPKGVQVGHRSLSNFVWAMRRELDIGQHDAVLNLTSLSFDIAGLELWLPLACGARIVLISREAAGDPQLLAACIERHGVTVAQATPSTWRMLVQHRWPVAQGGLKVLCGGEALAPALARDMLRHTPLVWNLYGPTETTIWSALHRITADAPYPYIGRPIDNTQIYILDEHLQLAPTGVSGELYIGGDGLAHGYLHRPELTRERFIVHFPAGGRLYRTGDLARRLEDGTLEYLGRIDDQVKIRGFRIELGEVENQLALQPEIDAAVVVAREEASGEKRLVAYLSLKPGMAGPQEFAALLRARLQGILPEYMVPALFVVLPAFPMTPNGKIDKKALPAPEVSALHRPYADPRDENERILLEIWRHVLGLDSIGIHDNFFEIGGDSIMTIQIVARANKAGIPLRPRHLFDFQTVEALARHAVAQAASDESGGPPPMLADGDDSGEPLINPIIHYLHFNQGWGTWFTTTSEFMWKSGEIDLATTVRALHLLVQRYEALRFQLVRSGNQLQHRLMPPPDEQGLLRLEDVSQAAAPDVDSQLNAIYNKWKGDFVFDERSYLFRFVYIKGRPEQGDRLVLIFHHMLVDGESNGILKEAFLATYRALLNGAAPPAREEMPYSFWLRARQRRLQAAQAVDSAYWRNLRWEEAADFQQELAPPMPAPEHPSESFLLDEVSTARLLRLSSAGSSLMVEAILFALIQGIHPWISGPLVLCEMVMSNRQVAVGEADVSGVVGNLTTNNILPIDTSDGDWLPTLDRLLDIRAQRRSVPNEGAGLLHWLYASEALAGIEYRPLIGVNLVFCDERYGEEPEAGISHHSAWSFMRDESNENIHALFFEVRIFENAVKISSFANARCCPKPVQFHVNTRIHQALLSLQSVSDPKAERREMAPFHA
- a CDS encoding pitrilysin family protein, which produces MSRVLPLLTLALSAPVFAAPAPAAAPDLLPFKATEKVLPNGLKIIVVPTGFPNIVSLQIPVQTGSRNEVEPGKSGFAHFFEHMMFRGTKEYPPEKYQDIITRAGARQNAYTSDDLTNYHTTFAKEDLETVLKVEADRFQHLSYGEDVFKTESRAVLGEYNKNSANPVSKLFEAMRDTAYEKHTYKHTTMGFLKDIEDMPNQYAYSKVFFDRWYRPERTTIIVAGDVEPQKAVALVEKYWSKWQRGSYKVDVPVEPAPKAPLYKHVTWATPTLPWVSVAFRAPAFSEKQKDQAALSVLLSLSFGRTSPLYKRLVQDEQKIDQLFDSTPNRVDPTLAVIGARVKKAEDTVYVRNAIMETVAKLRSEPVGEKALADAKSALKYGVIRSLDNTEQIAGMLASYVHFNRSYGTLNNYYRVLDSLTPADLQAAARKYLTDEGLIVTTLSNGALPADIGELPKLAALEPKLNTAKIDLLVQKSALPQIRYKLVFGAGSAHDPQGKEGLAALTAAMVASAGSSERKIDEISKALFPLAGSFSEQTDKEMSTFTGTIHKDNWSQFQDIVMPQLLAPGFREDDFRRLKDAQKNALLLDLKDNNEEELGKERLQTNVFAGSGYGHPVLGTVAGLDAITLDDVKDFYKKAYTQGALRVGLAGDVSDAMSASLLKSLSRLPAGAGLAATPIPVGKMPNGLEVEIIEKNTRATAISFGLPLTVTRSHADFPALWLAKTWLGEHRASSSLLYQRIREIRGMNYGDYAYIEAFPRGMFQFFPSANLGRKAQLFEIWVRPVAPENAHLALRIALAELDKLVAKGLTKEQFDITRGYLMKNVFVMTSTQDQQLGYALDSQWYGTPEFTKLMRDGLGKLTVDDVNAAIRKHLSSKNLSVVMIAKDAAGLKDKLLSDAFSPIKYDGNKPKELLDEDQVIGNMKLNIKPEAVKITPAANVFAN